A region of the Cyanobium usitatum str. Tous genome:
CCCTAAGCTCTTTCCAGCGGGGCGTGGCGCAGCTTGGTAGCGCGGGTGCTTTGGGAGTCCCGGTTGCAGCAAGCTAAACACCAGTCCTAGCCCTGATTTGACACCCGCGACGCCACCAAAAAAGTGACGGCGAGTGACAGAAGCCAAAGCTGATGGCTTGGACGCCCTACGCCGATTGGATTTTCACCGGAGTGAGCATCACCAGCTTGTTGGTGGTGGTGTGGCTGGTGCTGCGGCCAAGAGCTTGACCTCTGATGGCCTTGCGAGCTAGTACTGAAGTACTTGCCGCAGGGGTGGCGTGAGCAAGCAGGCGTGGATCCAGGACCCCAAGACCGCCAGCACAATGCGGTTCCAATTCGATCCCAAGAGCTGGAGCGCACATCCGATGTACTTTGTCGATTTAGGCCGGCCGCTGCCTGGTGCGCCACCGCTGCTCAAGACCCGCAGTCATATGCGCCGTAACGACGCCAGGCAGCTTTGGCTAAGGCTGAAGGCCGAGGGGTGGAAGCAGGTAGACCCCCAGTGGGGCGCTGGCGTAGATGTCTGAGCAAAGCGAGTGACAGATGCCATGAGCAGCTATCGGATCTGCCGCGACGACGGCATTAGCGACGGCATAGCCGGTCAGGTGTTCGACAGCTATGACGCGGCCTATGCAGTGGTTGAGCGCTACTACGCCGATGTGTGTTGCTCAGACGAGCGTGAGTACTACCGGATCGTGGACGACGGTGAGGAGCCGGGGATGGCATCGAGCGTGGAAAACAATGTGTAAGCGTTAAGGCACCCCAGGCCACCTAACACTGAGGAGTCTGGAGCCCATGTGGCCTTGCCCTGTCATCACTTTCATATACATAGTTACGCAGGGGTATCATCTATAGTGGTAGTGGGCCAAACCCACTAGACCAACTTCAGTGGTAATTTGGCCACAGCCTTACCTGCTTTGGCAACGATTCCCAGTTGGTTCTGCCCGCACACTGTTGCATGCCGTCGCGCACCTGCTTGATAGGCAGGGCAACTAGTCAGAGCTTAGTCTTGCGATTTCGCAGCTAGGCAACCCTATGGGGAGAACAAGTACCTCTTTGGTGACATAGGTCGAGCAGTTCCAGTTCAAGCAGCTACTCGCCTAGGTCACAAGAAAATCGCCTTCGACAAATGTTTGGTTATTGCTCCGACTATCGTCGGCACAGAAGTAGATGTGAGTGCCGATCTGCCTAGGGAGTTTCTGGACAACACCAGGGCTCTAGGCAGACAAACGTATGAGATTAATCTCCCTACTGCGAAGCCAATTTTTCTAGGCAGCTGTCCAGGCCTTCACTAGATTATTAGCGAGCAATCGTGATCATTAACTTCAAGGAAGTGACCAAGTTTCTGCGTGCTACTGGCCAGCATCTTCGGATGCGACCCAGGCTTATTGCCACTGGATTGGGCTTCAGGTGAGCTTGCGATCCAGCAATGGTCGAATTAGGAGAAATAACCCTACTGCCAAACAAGCCAACACCATCAAGCAGCTGCCAGCGGTGATGTCACCGTAGGGGGCCTCCAACACAACGGCAGTGAGAGAGAACTGGCCGGAATATGCAGCGCGAATCGGTTCAATCGCGAAGGTAAGGGGATTCAGGGATGCAAGCCAGCCCAACCAACTCGGCATGAACGACAGGGGTGCCAACGCCGTGCTTGCAAAAAGCAGCGGCAAGTTGGCCACAAAGATCACAGCGATCAACTCAATGTGACCCGGCAGGGCAAAGGCCAAGCCCAGGCTCAAGGCCGTGACCGCAAACACCAACAGCAACAGGGTGATGAGCACCAACAGCATGCCCACCCCCCCGGGCCAGCCGTAGCCCAACAGGGCAGCGGTAGCCATGATCGCCAAGCTCTGGACCAGACTCAAGCTGGTGATGTAAAGCACGGAAGCCAGCACGATCGAACTGCGGGAGCGCAGGGGTGCCACGAGCAGCCTGTTGAGAAAGCCAAATTCCCGATCAAACATCACCGGTAGGCCGGCGTTGAGTGCCGCACTAAAGGCGGTGAAGACAATCACCCCAGCCCCAAGGAACCGCCCGTAGCTGATACCACCTGGCAGCAGGCCTGCGGGAGCCTTGGCAAACAAAGCCCCAAACAATACCAACCAGATCAGCGGTTGCAACACTCCAGCCACCAGGGTGGAGGGGCGGCGCTGCAACTGCAGGAACAGTCGCCTGGTGAGCGCCAGGGTTTCCTGGCTGATCTCGGCCAGGGCGGAGGGCTGCTCTGCAGCTTCCTGCGAGCGATTGGAGATGGTGGGATTGGAGATGGTCATCACATGCTTGCTTTGCGTTCGGCTTTGAGATCGCGGCTACCGGCCACGGCCAGCTCCGAATCCATCAGGGTGCGGCCAGTGGCCTGGAGATACACATCGTCCAGGCTAGGGCGGCTCTGGGCTAAGGCAAACACGGGCAAGTCGGCGGTGGCCAATTGCTGGCGCAGCTGCTCCACCACCTCATCGTGCTCAATCACTAAGTTGAGCGAATAGCCCTGGGCCTGGTTGACCACCACCTGCCGCACCCCTGGGCAGTCTTGGAGCAGGGCTTGCACCGTGGCCGCTTCGTTGGCATCACTGAATTCCCGCACCCGCAAGGTGAGCCGATCACCGCCCAAGGCCGCCTTGAGGGAGGAGGGGGCCCCTTCGGCAATCACGGTGCCCGATTCTATAATCGCCAGGTGATCGGCCAGGGCATCCACCTCTTCGAGATAGTGGGTACTGAGCAGGACCGTGGTGCCGCCATCACGGAGTTGGCGCAACACCTGCCAAATTCTGGCCCGACTCTCAATATCCAGGCCCACGGTGGGCTCGTCCAAGACCAACACCTGGGGACTGTGCAGCAAACCAGCTGCCAAATCGAGCCGGCGGCGCATCCCGCCCGAATAGCTGCCGCAGCGGCGATCGATCCAATCGCCCATGCCCATCAGATCGATCAATTCAGCCATTCGGCGATTGCGTTGGCGCCGTGGCAGGTGATAGAGGTCGCCCTGGAGCTGCAGCAATTCACGCCCCGTGAGGATCTTGTCGATCGCCACGTCCTGGG
Encoded here:
- a CDS encoding ABC transporter permease, which gives rise to MTISNPTISNRSQEAAEQPSALAEISQETLALTRRLFLQLQRRPSTLVAGVLQPLIWLVLFGALFAKAPAGLLPGGISYGRFLGAGVIVFTAFSAALNAGLPVMFDREFGFLNRLLVAPLRSRSSIVLASVLYITSLSLVQSLAIMATAALLGYGWPGGVGMLLVLITLLLLVFAVTALSLGLAFALPGHIELIAVIFVANLPLLFASTALAPLSFMPSWLGWLASLNPLTFAIEPIRAAYSGQFSLTAVVLEAPYGDITAGSCLMVLACLAVGLFLLIRPLLDRKLT
- a CDS encoding ABC transporter ATP-binding protein, producing MIDLHRLNKRYNAPKGLSISALNNLSLQVPAGSLYGLLGPNGAGKSTALRILCTLLAPDSGTVRVAGLDALADPRGVRRLLGYVAQDVAIDKILTGRELLQLQGDLYHLPRRQRNRRMAELIDLMGMGDWIDRRCGSYSGGMRRRLDLAAGLLHSPQVLVLDEPTVGLDIESRARIWQVLRQLRDGGTTVLLSTHYLEEVDALADHLAIIESGTVIAEGAPSSLKAALGGDRLTLRVREFSDANEAATVQALLQDCPGVRQVVVNQAQGYSLNLVIEHDEVVEQLRQQLATADLPVFALAQSRPSLDDVYLQATGRTLMDSELAVAGSRDLKAERKASM
- a CDS encoding DUF1651 domain-containing protein, which translates into the protein MSKQAWIQDPKTASTMRFQFDPKSWSAHPMYFVDLGRPLPGAPPLLKTRSHMRRNDARQLWLRLKAEGWKQVDPQWGAGVDV